Sequence from the Nocardioides exalbidus genome:
AGGACCATTCCACGTCAGCGTCACGTTGCCATCCGGATCCGAGTTGTCGATCTGCGTAGTTCCGCTCGAGCGATAGGGACTGTTCTCGGTCCCAGCGCCTTGGATACGGCTCCCGACCGACACTGAAGAAGGCGTGCCAGTAACGGCGATACGGTCTCGCCAGGCAGTGGAGCCGTTGCCATTGTTGGCGTTGTCGATGTCGAGAATCGTGAAAGAGAGATTCTTCACTGCCCTACTGAAGGTGAGAGTCACCGTAATGGAAGATCCGTCAACGCCGTTCGTGGGGTAGAACCGAAGCGCCGGGTTGACGCCACCTTCGTCCTGGTAGAGCACCTTGCCGCTGTCGGAGCCAAGGTTGCCGGACTGACTGAGCGTGAGCTTCGTCGATCCGAACATCGCAGAGGAGAACACGGTGCCGTCCGTGTAGTTGCTCCAACTGAGGGTCTCAGCGTTGCCGCAGGAGGCGGCATAGGCCGGCGCAGTTGCTGCGACGGCAACGACGGGAACGGACCACGCCGCGCTACGGACCATGGTGCGCCGCGTCGGACGCATCGGCTCGTGAACCGTCAACTTGCTTGACATGACGAATGAACTCCCACCCCATCGGCGAACCCCCACGGTCGCCTGTTGACAACGAAACTAGGTGGAGCATGTCAACGGATCAGTAACAGCGCAGCACAGTCGAGTACCGGTCTGGACCAGTAGTGGATCGTTCAACCGGAAGACGTAGCCCGAACGGACGAGCTCGTGGTCATTTCGGGTCATCTGACGCGAAATCCTCGGGGACCAACGTCCTGATGTCCCCGTTGCCCCGGCCGAGAGAGCTCGGGAATCACGTGATGATCTCAGCAGCCGCGCGCCGTGAACGTGAAGTCGCTGAGCAGGATGCCCTGAGGCCCGGGCGAGCCGGCGTTCCAGTAGACGAGCTGCAGCTGGGTGAACGACGCGCCGCCGGCATAGACGAGCTGGACGTTGCCGGCGTTGCTCGTGTCGTCGATGCCCGTCGTCCCGCCGGTGTAGCGGAACGGCCCGCTGCCGGGGATCTCGAGTCCGGCGTCGCCGACGCCGGCCACCGTCGTCGGTCGGTTGTTCGAGCTCGTCGGCACCGGGTTGCAGGTGACGCGGTCCCAGAAGTTCGCATCGCGGTCCAGGTCGACGATGGAGAAGGACAGGTTGCTGACCGCTCGGGAGAACCTGACGGTGATCGTCTGGTTCACCAACGCGGTGAGCGCCGTGCTGCCCGACCGGATCGCGAGTCCTCGCTCGCCGGCTCCGAGGGCGCCGATGTTGGTGGTGGCCGGCACCGTCAGGTTGCCGTCGTACCTCGTGGCACCCCCGGCGGGCGAGCTGTCGAACGTCACGGTGATCGCGCTCCCGCTGGCACTGCCCGTTGCGACTGCCGTGCCGACGTTCGGCGTCGCAGTCAAGCTGCCCGGTGGGGTGTACGCGCTGACACCCCAGTCGATCTTGTAGGCCCGAGGGTCGCACGGCGATGCAGCGAACGCCGGAGCCTGCGCGGCGACGTAAACGACGGGCACGGACCACGCAGCGCCACGCATCAAGGTGCGCCGCGAGGTGCCCTGGCCCCGTTCGGTGCCCAACTCGGTCATGGCGACCTGCCCCCATGGTTGAAGATCCGCGAGAAGTCCTTCGCCACAAGGTTAAGATATTCTCAAGAAGATCAACGAACGATCAAGATCCCCCATGCCCGAACAGCAGGACGTCGCGGAGTCGCAGATGCGGCAAGTACGCGCGGATCGACCGCGTCAGCGCCTAGCCTGTCGACCATAACGACCTCAGGCGGTGCGCCTCAAGGTGCCGGCGACGAGGCGCTCGGCACGTGGCTCGACGCCCGCCGTCGCTCTCACGCCGAGCGAGAGGCCGTCCTCGCCTCCGACGCCGACCGTGAGCGGGTCTGCAGCCTCCTGTCAGCCGCCTTCGGGGAGGGACGCCTGACGTCCGCCGAGCT
This genomic interval carries:
- a CDS encoding DUF1707 SHOCT-like domain-containing protein, whose protein sequence is MKIREKSFATRLRYSQEDQRTIKIPHARTAGRRGVADAASTRGSTASAPSLSTITTSGGAPQGAGDEALGTWLDARRRSHAEREAVLASDADRERVCSLLSAAFGEGRLTSAELDERTTRALASRTHGQLEDVLDGLAGPGAGTLWASRPEGGIVPRIVFWVVGLFTSPFVLIGTLLLLFGDDLGSRIFGLVFLVVFLPGLIALYRWAHPRS